The DNA sequence GGGATGgtgtttaaaatgttctttacaGTTTAAGCATGCAGCGGAGGGAACAACCAGTGGAGGGGTGTTTCTGCAAAAAGTCTTTATCACTTTCCACCTTGAGGTGGCCTTGTTCCCCACACTTATAACATCtcatattttgtttattttgtgccACAAAGGCTTCAGCTACTCctttgctggctgccagggctaCCATATGTTCTGTAGTTGTGAGATGGGTACAGGCTTCCACCATTTGCTGAATGGTGGATTCAGGGTCTGGAGGGAGTGCTCCTATAATTTTTGGCATTCCTCATTCACGTTGGACACTGCTAGTTTACTGAGCAACTCTTCTCTAGCCCTTGGGCAATCGACTTGTTTATCAACAGTGTCTTTTAGTCTGTCTATGAATTCAATAAATGCCTCACCAATGCTCTGACAAATGTCAGTGAAACTTAGTTGTGGGGTGGTACCATCCCGTGTTTGGAATAAAGCATTCTGGGCAGCATTTTAAATGTCCTCTAAAACAGCTAGGGGTGGATTTAGGGCTTGGTCCTGTGGATTTTGAAATGGTCCTTCCCCCCTCAAATGCTCTAGTGTAAAATGAACTCGCCCATCCtcagttttgtaattttttactAATGCTTTTACTTGTTTTTTCCAAATTGATTCCCACAGAAGAAGCTCTGTAGGTGATAGGAGGAGGGACCTAAGATAGCAAAGACCATGGGGGGCAAGCACATGAGCTGAGACAGTTATTTGtaatagatatttaaaatatggaGATTTACATCGATAATTTTAGATGCTTTGCATAGTTCTTTAAGTTTGTTGTATGGAACAGATTCCCATTTAGGGAATCTCCCTCTTTTGTATATAGCTGGGGCTGCtagtacttttatttttgagcAAAATCCCAATTACTGTCCAAAGCTGCTTCTCTTTGGACTTTTGCCCAGTATCCTAAAATTCACTGTCTGAATCTGAGGTATCACTGTCCTCTGAAGAGAAAACAGATGTGCTAGCATGAACACAGGAACTCCAGCTGGGGAGCAGTCAGTGTTTGGAGTCTTTGGTCTTTAAACTGGATGTTTTTTGATTAGCTTTGCTCCTGGTGAGGGGTGGGGATTCAGAGGACTCCACACAAGGgttgttgctgagcagggctttgaGGGTCAGGCTGAAATGAATGTGCCAAGGGACAGTGAAGGGGCCTGGGAGGTTCCCCTCCACTCCCGGAGTGTGCGGCAGAAGCGTCTCACCCTCTGCTGGGTGGCTGTGCTCTGGTGGGACTGGGGCACCTGTGTGGTGCCTGAGTGCTgtggcagctgaggcagctcctggcccaggaGAGCCTCAGTGGGCCCGAGGGTCAGGAaccccccagcactgctgtggggctgctggtcCACAGGAGCTCATGGctccagggccagctgtgggATGTGTTCTGGCCCAGAACTTGCTCAGTGCAGTCCTGGAGTTCCCTGGGGAAAGGTCATTGCTAAATgtcctggttttctttctgattttattttcatatgtaCTTGATATCCAGAAACGGCATGGAATACAGCTAAGGAATGGATGAAAAGGACATTCACCAGATCAAGTAAGTGTGTTAGGCCCCATTGCTCTTGTCTGTGGCCATCCTTGGGAACCCCTGGGATGGGATGTGTTATCCCTGAGAGAAGTGAGGCCAGTGCAGGTCTCTGCCCTGAGCACGTTGCTGCAGAACCCcttccagagcacagcagaaggcCTTAACCTTGGGGTGGGATCAGTTTGGTCAGAGGGGTGACCTTTGACACATCCTACTCTAGCAGTGGATGATCCTTGCAATTGGTAACAATTTCAAAGACATAGCACATCCCTTCTGggatttcctttgctttctttgaaCAGGAAAGGAGGAATCTCACCCTGGGTTTAGCTACAGGGACCAGACAGAGGAGCCTTTCTGTGCAGGTGAGTGCCAGTCCTTGCCCACACTACCTGGAAACTAAACCCTGCCAAGCAGGAAGGAGATCCAGAGGCCTGTCATGCATGAGGGCCCAGTGCAGTCAGATCAAGCAATCCCACCTGTCCATAAATTCCCATTTCCAGAGGCCTCCAGCCAGTCCCTTGTTATGTTGCCCATCCCCATGCAGATGCCCAGGACCCCGGGATCCCAGGGTGCAGAGATGTCCCAGCAGTGggcttttcccagcacagaccagcacagcctggcctctgCTGGATCCCACCCCCTGGATTCTAAGGCCAGCTGttctcctgcccctgctctttCCAGCTGGGATGTTGGCAGGGGAATGTCATTCCCTCAAGGCACATTGGAATTTAGCATGGCCTGGGCTCTCCCCCATGTCCAGGCCTTTGGGCAGTGAGGAGGCCATGGGGTTCCTCCCAGTATTCCTCACCAGCTGCACAGGAGTTCCAAACCCATGTTTAGAAGGGCTCTCAGTTGTGCCAAGACTCCTTTCATCAGGAAAAAGCTGTTAGACAAAAAGTCTTCATGTCTGGAAGAACACTGGGGCTACAGTAGGGAGGCCAAGGTTTCTTCCCAGAGCAAACTCCTGTTGGAACAGGATTTGAAAGCTAGGGTAGTGGTAGGTGGTGCCCGCAGGTGCATCAGCCCGTGAATCCCACATCTCTGTTTCTCAGGAATGAGTGAATTTATTTCCAAGGCTGCTGAGTTAGAAAGGATGATTTAAGAAAAAGAGGTCTGGAGAAAACAAATTGATAAACAGGCAGGACATGAGGGAACTCAGTCTGAGCTTTTGGTTTTTCCtctgaacaaagaaataaagcatgAAAAGCATCTATTTCTGGATTGCACCTTGAGCACAGTGCTTAATTCCTCTGAAGTGATTGTTTCTCcagagacaggaagaaaaaatcaaCCTGTTGCAAGATCTAAGAAGAGACCCTCATGAAGAGACTTCAAAAAAATGAGGATATGAGCATCCTCAGAGAGGATGGGTGGTCTCCCGCTCAAGGGAGAAATGTCAGTTTCCCACTAACACCAGTCTTTTCCtacaggaaggagagagagtGAGGAGACCAGCAAGGCTCTGGAATCCAAAATACATGAGGCCTTCCAGGACCTcaacaataaaatgaaagctctgcaagaaattttcaaaaacttAGAGTCCAAACAGAGTGAGGAgatcagagcagagctggagaagaacTCAGGTGAGCAGGATCATTGCCAAGCAGACTTTGATCCATCTGAAGGCAGAAGCTGCTCTACAGGCCATCCACCCTgtgagctcctcctgctcagctcctcagaggGAATGGGGAGGGACAGTCCTTCCAGGGGGAACAGCTTCTGTGACCCATGGCACTGAAACGCCTCCATGCTGAAGTGTTCTCGGCAGGTTCAGGTGGTCAGAGTCCCTCTTCAGTCCCTCACCTTTGCAGAGGCTGTGTGCTGGGAGTTCTCTCATTGCCTGATACTTGCTAAGGGTCCCTCCTTGAAGTCCTGTCCCCGTCTGtctccctttccccctgcccttctcctgctgccccactcCAGGTGCCATGCTGGGGCCCATGTGAGCTCAGCCTTGTTTCCCCTGAGGAGAGACCCTCTGTCGGGGAGAATAAACTGGAGCCCTTGGCCATGCTTGTGTCAGATAGCTGGTCTCCTTCTCAAGGAGGAAACATCAGTGACCCTGTGTCCTTGTTCTTTCATCACAGGATATGAAGAGGAGGAAATTGTAAGTACCCTGAAAGCCAAGTTGAATATGAAACTCCGGGAGCTCTCCCGAAAAATTCAGTGTGTGGAAGAAGATGTAGAGGAATGGCCAGAAGCCATAAAGGATGACCTTCagcttttcagagcagagctgaagaaGAGCCCAGGTGAGCAGGGCCATTGCCAAGCAGACTTTGATCCATCTGAAGGCAGAAGCAGCTCTACAGGCCATCCAGCCTgtgagctcctcctgctcagctcctcagaggggatggggaaggaCAGTCCTTCCAGGGGGAACAGCTTCTGTGATCCatgtgtcatggtttggcgctggcccaatgccagtgcccccatgaaaacatataCTCCCTGGTattctgctgtgagatgtgatcagaaacagagcacagcaggcCTCTACatatgaacaaagaaaaaacttaATTATCTTAGGACTATAATAAaaggaacacacagagcaaaatggaaacctttcaaaaagcatttctcctccccccactcaatttcccacagcataaaacaaaaccttagatctttacccagtccatcacccttcaaatatTTAACTCttagtccatctccacccttccaacaatcacctctcatttcatcaaggagagaggagtccctcttgcaccacaggcttcccctagaaacacagccgagtccatTTGTGTTTCCGtgtcactcagcaccaccttcgtgatttcttccttccatgttcagtgctctcaccactgcacatggaccagagctgcttttaggggttcccttttcaaggatgctctgtccagttccaggagaaaacgacagtctctcacctttttgggacatTAGTCCCCCCCagatttcaccccctggggccgaggggtctcgagagcaccatcacctcctcacccgtcgtctccgctcacatcactcctttggcaccaagccattgcctccccctaaaatgcagtctctgtattacaggaaaggttctgtccatggccatacaagaaaagtccagccaaaagccactccatcatctcctcccacctagaattcttctcaacttctctcagtcattcttcacttgcacaacttgCATCATACTTGCACGTTTCCTCCTACTTTattcctgtctctcttctccttcaactcccggaggatcagcatttacgaggtttccatcatcccatagaagggttaaaatcacagtctctactcgtccagaactcccacgctggctctgccgggcactcttctcgccgccccccttctccttctcggccaggccagtgctatcaaatttcaaggtagcactggcagctctctctctctctctctcccttctgaGAAagggggctgcccgatgcctcacagagttcttccacccttccatctctgtgggggactcactcttgtcctacaggggccttcacctcccgtctctgcccaaggctccggcctacctccctccggcctcgtggcttctcctcccccgcccagcccgcagctgggcaggggaggtctgacctcttCATCCActggaaccaagagagagtgctcccctgggagttcctcgcttttaacccctgtgttctcagaggagtatccatatcctcagtggccaaaccaggtgccaatattcacatctgaaCACCTATGggtttgaccaccacctcccaaaaactcacttcctctcaaaccacgacaccaTGGCACTGAAACACCTCCATGCTGAAGTGTCCTCTGCAGGTTCAGGTGGTCAGAGTCCCTCTTCTGTGCCTCACCTTTGCAGAGGCTGTGTGCTGGGACTTCTCTCACTGCCTGATACTTGCTAAGTGTCCCCCCCTTGAAGTCCTGTCCCcgtctctctccctttccccctgcccttctcctgctgccccactcCAGGTGCCATGCTGGGGCCCATGTGAGCTCCGCCTTGTTTCCCTGTTGATGATCAGAAGGGAGAGGAgcttccctgagcagagcctggatgtGTCTGTGAGCGCAGGGCTtgtggagagcagctctgcctgcaggagctggtgctggtgctgggaagggtcagctggggcacagcctcCAGTGTGGGCCTGGCTGGCCCCAGACTGTGCCCCTGGGCCTGGCTCAGGCAGCACACAAAGTGTGTTGGGAACAGCCTctggccccagggcagggacagctgaggaGGGATCGGCCTTCCCTGGCCCTGGGTCCTGTttgtgctccagctgcagccagcaaagccagggcaaggagcagcccaggagggtCCAGGGAAACCCCTGCAATTCCTGCTGGCTCAAGCTGTTGTGGGCTTGGAATTGTGTGGCCCACTTCAAAGTTGGAGCTCTTCATTTATTGGGCTCCAGAAAGCACAAATGAGACTTTGAAAAAGGATGAAAACTTGTTCTGTGTTTCTTGTCCCCTCCTTGCTAAAAGTGTGAGGGTAAAGGGCAAACCATTTCCAGATTGTGCCTTCATGGCCAAATGGAATTCCTGTGAGGTGAGGATTTCTAAGGGGgaatcaggaaggaaaaagccaCCCAGAGGAGAGCCCTGAGGAGAGACCCTCTGCCAGGGAGGTTAAATCAGAGCCTTTGGGCATGCTTGTGTCAGATAGCTGGTCTCCTGCTCAAGGAGGAACCATCAGTGACCCTGTGACCTTGTTCTTTCATCATAGGATACGAAGAGGAGGAAATTGCAAGGGCCCTGGAATCCAAGTTGAAGAAGAACTTCCGGGAGCTCTCCCGAAGAATTCGAACTCTGCAACGAGATGTAGAGGAATGGCCAGAAGCCATAATGGATGAGCTTCagcttttcagagcagagctgaagaaGAACTCAGGTAAGCCATTGCCAAGCAGACTTTGATCCATCTGAAGGCAGAAGCTGCTCTACAGGCCATCCACCCTgtgagctcctcctgctcagctcctcagaggggatggggagggacaGTCCTTCCAGGGGGAACAGCTTCTGTGATCCATGGCACTGAAACTCCTCTGTTGTCACAGGCCCCCAGGCgggtaataattagcattgaccccatgattcacagaaggctgatcaatccCATTATTATCCTGTActtattaagaaacccattgcTTTTACAGACAGTTACAAAACAGGTGGACCTAATTGGTCCTCCAgtccaaacaccatcaccattggctaattaagaaaccaccctttggttGACAAATCTCCACAaataacacattccacatgttcacaacaaCTGGTGCAGCACGTGAAGATAACAATTATTTCTCATTCTtctctctgatcttctcacagcctttcccagcacaatgcctgggaaagtcATGCTGCTCTCTGTAGCCACAGTTCACccttttgtgtttaaaaatgctGCCACAGTTCACccatttgtgtttaaaaatgaaaggtgGTGTTTGAAGTCCTCTGCAGGGCCCTTTGCAGGAAGGAGGACAAACACAGCTCAAGAGGCTCCCCCAGCAATTTGCTGGTTGTCAGTCAGAACCGCAATCAGATGCTGACATAGAATGGTCAGGGAGATTCTTTACCAGTAGAATATCTATCTCTATCATGTCATTGAGACAGGGTTTACAATATGAGAATACCAAATAGCAATGTCTCTTTGGCGAATGCAATGAATGATCATTGTTTTAAAGTCCAAACAGCTGAGTTTCAGGAGAAGGTCCATTAGCTGGAGATGTTGATCTTTGACATCCCTGAATGTCCTTCTTGATCCTGAAACAGAGAACAGCTGAAGAAGGTTAACAGGGGCATCATACTATGATGATGATAAAAGCTGCACTGAGGAATTGCTTCTTATATGTTTCCAGATACAGGTGTGTCTTGGTTATGAGCATGAGGAAGCATCAGAGCAAAATCAATGCATGCAATGAAGAAGAAATTGGCAACAGTTAGAAATCAATCAGATAATGCACATAATCAATAACACATGTGATATTATATAGTTATCAGGCACTATAGCACTGACTGTCATCCCAGAGTCTGCAACAGCTGATAGACCTCAACTCAGCAGAGTTGGAAAGCATGTCCAGACAACGTTCCCAAACTGCCTTTGAGAGCAGGCTCAGCTGTCATATATATGTGGTCAAATTGCCAAGCCAAAATTACTTGAATCCTTTGGATGCAGAAAACATCTGGGTTGATTGTCAATCATCCCATCCAGGTAGAGTCAGGGCCAGGCCACAGCCCAAGTTCTAATTGGAGGGTTTGCAGGATTACCTTTTCTGTGTAAAACTGTTATCAAATTCAGAGGTACTTGAGAAATCTCTGGAATGCCATGGCCACAGCCTTTAATCCAACCAGTTGGCCGAGCCTGACTTGTGGCCTTTCAGCACTTTGAGCTGTCAGTGAAGAAGTGAAGACAGTGAGTCTTGGTACCTCTATCAccctttttggttttgggttttttgtttgtttttttttttttttttttctcacagaaagcCAGCAGCATCAGCGGGCTGAGGTACCCGGCCCTGGCAGGCGGGGCAGCGACTCCGCCACTGCCGAGCCCAGATTCATTTGGCTTGTTCCCTTCCCCCAGTTTTGCACGGGTGTCATTTGGGGCCcctgggtttggggtccctgcgacagcctgtgcctgtcccaggATGAGAGGGTCACCCCCGCCTTCTCCTTCACCGCCTGCCCCCCACAAGCAGCCAATATCTCGGCCATGCCCCCTGGCATTTCACCCTTCCCCCGCCCCTCCCGGGCATGGGCCAAGCCGCAGCCTCTCGGGACCCCGCTCCTCCCGCGCCGGCTGGAGGCGGCTGATCCAGTGCGGGGGATCTCCAGCCGGCTCTGTGGGCGCCGCTGCCGATGAACcggctgcagggcagaggggctggctgTGAGCTCAGCGTGGGGGGCCAGCCGCTGCCGCGGACCCGGCTGCATCCcttgtcagcagcagagctgcctctgccccgTCCTGCGGTGCAGGGGGGAGGAAACCCAGCGGCGGGGCCGAGCCACACGCTGCACggggcggaggaggaggaggcgatGGTCCCGTTGGCACTGGTGGAAGCAAAGGGGCAGAGAGACCGCGGCTCAGGTCAGATTAAATTGTGACCGTGGCAGCGGAGCAGCTAAAGGCTCCGGTCCTTCCTGCACATGCACTGGGAAGCCAGgagagagctgctctgggtgcgATGTGGGCGATGCTTCCCCCCCGCAGTGCCGGGGGGAAGGATCCAGCGGCGGCTGTCCGTGGAAGGATCGTTTCCCGGCTGCCCGCGGCGGAAAGGCCGGTGGCCGCCCACTCAGGGGGAGGCACTCCTCCACGTCCGACTGGGACATGCCTACTGAGGTGGATTCGCTTTTCCttgggctccagcccctcattGCTTCGGAAAGCAGTGACCAGATGGGTCGTAGTCGAGGTACACTCGCATCTCCCTTCCTGAGTCCCAACAGACAGAAACCCATTGAGTCCCAGGCCCGCGGATCCAGTGAGGTTTCCGCATCCACAGGGAAACCGTGACTTTTGGCCCAACTGAAAAACCTGCAGAGAGCATCTTCCGACACAGGAAGTCTCTTAGAGCGAATCATAAGTTTCCTGCAACACTGTAACAGTTACACATACACATTACACAACAGTTACGCATAGAAATTCGGATGGCCATTTATTTTTGCAGGCGCCCTTTCCCAACCAtaagcccagcccaggctgcagtcAGTGCTATTGTTGGGAGATCTGTTCCTTGCCCCAGCCCTTAGGCTATGAGGCAAAAAATGCAGTCCTGAGGGACAGATCTTCTCCAGGAAGACACAGGGAAAGGTCATGTTACCTTTCCAGGGAAACAGAAGGTGTTAGGTTAGGAGTGGGCTGCATGGGGCGACGCGGGGTCCTAGCGCAGTCCCATCGGGGTGCCGAGGCGTCACTGCCCATCCTGTGAATCCACGAAGGAGTGATCGATGTAACACACGTCAGGTTAGCAGATGAAgataagaaatatttctcattcTTCTCTCTGATCTTCTtacagcctttcccagcacaatgcctgggaaagtcGTGCTGCTCTCTGTagcctgagagctgctgccacacatcTCCATGCTGAAGTGTTCTCGGCAGGTTCAGGTGGTCAGAGTCTCTCTTCAGTCCCTCACCTTTGCAGAGGGTGTGTGCTGGGAGTTCCCTCACTGCCTGATACTTGCTAAGGGTCCCCCCTTGAAGTCCTGTCCCagtctctctccctctccccctgcccttctcctgctgccccactcCAGGTGCCATGCTGGGGCCCATGTGAGCTCAGCCTTGTTTCCCTGTTGATgatcagcagggagaggagcttccctgagcagagcctggatgtGTCTGTGAGCGCAGGGcctgtggagagcagctctgcctgcaggagctggtgctggtgcaGGGAAGAgtcagctggggcacagcctcCAGTGTGGGCCTGGCTGGCCCCAGACTGTGCCCCTGGGCCTGGCTCAGGCAGCACACAAAGTGTGTTGGGAACAGCCTctggccccagggcagggacagctgaggaGGGATCGGCTTTCCCTGGCCGTGGGTCCTGTttgtgctccagctgcagccagcaaagccagggcaaggagcagcccaggagggtCCAGGGAAACCCCTGCAATTCCTGCTGGCTCAAGCTGTTGTGGGCTTGGAATTGTGTGGCCCACTTCAAAGTTGGAGCTCTTCATTTATTGGGCTCCAGAAAGCACAAATGAGACTTTGAAAAGGGATGAAaatttgttctgtgtttcttgTCCCCTCCTTGCTAAAAGTGTGAGGGTAAAGGGCAAACCATTTCCAGATTGTGCCTTCATGGCCAAATGGAATTCCTGTGAGGTGAGGATTTCTAAGAGAgagtgaagaaggaaaaaaccacccAGAGGAGAGCACTGAGGAGAGACCCTCTGCCAGGGAGGTTAAATCAGAGCCTTTGGGCATGCTTGTGTCAGATAGCTGGTCTCCTGCTCAAGGAGGAACCATCAGTGACCCTGTGACCTTGTTCTTTCATCACAGGATACAATGCAGAGGAAATTGCAATGGCCGTGTTGATGAACCTCTTGCAGCTCTCCCAAGGATCTATAATTGTGGAAGACTTAAAGAAGGCCATAAATCATGAGGTTCTGTTTCCCATTGAGTACCTGGAGAAGAACTCAGGTAAGCAGGGCCGTTGCCAAGCAGACTTTCATCCATCTGAAGGCAGAAGCTGCTCTACAGGCCATCCAGCCTgtgagctcctcctgctcagctcctcagaggGAATGGGGAGGGACAGTCCTTCCAGGGAGAACATGGAAATGATCCATGGCACATTCTGTGATCCATGGCACTGAAACACCTTGTCTTGGTTTACAAGACAGCTGTGTGCTAGGAAAGGCATGATAGCCCCACTTGGACTGGAGAACCCCTGCCGCtttgaattattataattttgagattaaggggctctcaggcaaagctATAGGAATAGtaataacagttctttaccCGTGTGTATCAGAAGGCACACGaaacaccagcagctgcagcattcccaagagcaggagcaggaacccAGTCCCAGCCTTTGGGCTGCGGCGC is a window from the Motacilla alba alba isolate MOTALB_02 unplaced genomic scaffold, Motacilla_alba_V1.0_pri HiC_scaffold_28, whole genome shotgun sequence genome containing:
- the LOC119696420 gene encoding uncharacterized protein LOC119696420 isoform X1 — its product is MRSPRCSQPSAELLLASRVPDKEVAGRNELVEVHSTILRRVVFRDAGYLAEKGISKLISEMKTAWNTAKELIKDIFDTIKTAWNTAKEWMKRTFTRSRKEESHPGFSYRDQTEEPFCAGRRESEETSKALESKIHEAFQDLNNKMKALQEIFKNLESKQSEEIRAELEKNSGYEEEEIVSTLKAKLNMKLRELSRKIQCVEEDVEEWPEAIKDDLQLFRAELKKSPGYEEEEIARALESKLKKNFRELSRRIRTLQRDVEEWPEAIMDELQLFRAELKKNSGYNAEEIAMAVLMNLLQLSQGSIIVEDLKKAINHEVLFPIEYLEKNSGNSTTRQHEEIECE
- the LOC119696420 gene encoding uncharacterized protein LOC119696420 isoform X4, which encodes MSLSKYTQRFSGISKLISEMKTAWNTAKEWMKRTFTRSRKEESHPGFSYRDQTEEPFCAGRRESEETSKALESKIHEAFQDLNNKMKALQEIFKNLESKQSEEIRAELEKNSGYEEEEIVSTLKAKLNMKLRELSRKIQCVEEDVEEWPEAIKDDLQLFRAELKKSPGYEEEEIARALESKLKKNFRELSRRIRTLQRDVEEWPEAIMDELQLFRAELKKNSGYNAEEIAMAVLMNLLQLSQGSIIVEDLKKAINHEVLFPIEYLEKNSGNSTTRQHEEIECE
- the LOC119696420 gene encoding uncharacterized protein LOC119696420 isoform X2; this encodes MRSPRCSQPSAELLLASRVPDKEVAGRNELVEVHSTILRRVVFRDAGYLAEKGISKLISEMKTAWNTAKEWMKRTFTRSRKEESHPGFSYRDQTEEPFCAGRRESEETSKALESKIHEAFQDLNNKMKALQEIFKNLESKQSEEIRAELEKNSGYEEEEIVSTLKAKLNMKLRELSRKIQCVEEDVEEWPEAIKDDLQLFRAELKKSPGYEEEEIARALESKLKKNFRELSRRIRTLQRDVEEWPEAIMDELQLFRAELKKNSGYNAEEIAMAVLMNLLQLSQGSIIVEDLKKAINHEVLFPIEYLEKNSGNSTTRQHEEIECE
- the LOC119696420 gene encoding uncharacterized protein LOC119696420 isoform X3, translating into MSLSKYTQRFSGISKLISEMKTAWNTAKELIKDIFDTIKTAWNTAKEWMKRTFTRSRKEESHPGFSYRDQTEEPFCAGRRESEETSKALESKIHEAFQDLNNKMKALQEIFKNLESKQSEEIRAELEKNSGYEEEEIVSTLKAKLNMKLRELSRKIQCVEEDVEEWPEAIKDDLQLFRAELKKSPGYEEEEIARALESKLKKNFRELSRRIRTLQRDVEEWPEAIMDELQLFRAELKKNSGYNAEEIAMAVLMNLLQLSQGSIIVEDLKKAINHEVLFPIEYLEKNSGNSTTRQHEEIECE